A region from the Ammospiza nelsoni isolate bAmmNel1 chromosome 1, bAmmNel1.pri, whole genome shotgun sequence genome encodes:
- the SEC22C gene encoding vesicle-trafficking protein SEC22c: MSMIFFACVVRVRDGLPLSASTDFHLNQDFLECRKRLKALSSILARYPSRGTAKGRNLSIHFLSSGDIACMAICSSSYSTIMAFCFLEELRWEFAASYNTRSINSASRPYAFIEFDNTIQKVKQHFNSSRGSRAKGSWQRVEEELRLQPPVQLQLENTELLNGLSNGGLAGGHVEVVPTYRMQPVTPLGILSLVLNIMCGALNLIRGVHLAEYSFQEDHEGIGNVIAFFLPFLACVFQCYLYLFYSSARKVKTFVLLFCVCSCNFYLYGLRNLWQISFHIGVASLSSYQILTRQLLEKQPDCGV, from the exons ATGTCCATGATCTTCTTTGCCTGCGTGGTGAGGGTGAGGGATGGGCTTCCCCTCTCAGCCTCCACAGATTTCCATCTCAACCAGGACTTTCTGGAGTGCAGGAAGAGGCTGAAGGCTCTGTCCTCCATCCTGGCACGGTACCCCAGTCGGGGCACGGCCAAAGGACGTAACCTCAGCATCCA tTTCCTTTCTTCTGGGGATATTGCCTGCATGGCAATCTGTTCCAGCAGCTACTCAACCAtcatggccttctgcttcctgGAAGAGCTTCGCTGGGAATTTGCTGCTTCCTACAACACAAGGAGCATCAATTCAGCTTCCAGACCATATGCTTTTATTGAATTTG ATAACACCATTCAGAAGGTGAAACAGCATTTCAACAGCAGCCGTGGCTCCAGGGccaagggcagctggcagagggtggaggaggagctgaggctgcagcccccagtgcagctgcagctggagaacacagagctgctgaacGGACTGAGCAATGGAGGGCTCGCAGGAGGCCATGTGGAGGTTG TCCCTACTTACAGAATGCAGCCTGTGACCCCCCTGGGGATTCTGTCCCTTGTTCTGAACATCATGTGTGGAGCTCTGAACCTCATCCGAGGAGTTCACCTGGCAGAATATTCCTTTCAG GAGGACCATGAAGGAATTGGAAATGTGATAGctttttttctaccttttctaGCCTGTGTTTTTCAG TGTTACCTGTACCTCTTCTACAGCTCAGCCAGGAAGGTGAAGACATTTGTGCTccttttctgtgtctgctcaTGCAACTTCTACTTGTATGGATTGAGGAACCTCTGGCAAATCTCCTTCCACATAGGAGTGGCTTCTCTTTCCTCTTACCAGATCCTGAcgaggcagctcctggagaagcAGCCTGACTGTGGtgtatga